Proteins encoded together in one Polaribacter reichenbachii window:
- a CDS encoding SdiA-regulated domain-containing protein, with the protein MKKLLISFCLLLFFSCQNFGQLEMIADLPKVLEEVSGTETIKGSDLIWMLNDSGNQPKLFAVSEEGKILKEIYVKTKNHDWEDLTADKNGNLYIGDFGNNNSKRKNLRILKVDKKYLNKKNAEVEKIEFEYEDQNKFPPKKKNLFFDSESFFYYNNHFYIFTKSRTKKKYGKTSLYRIPAEKGKHKAKLIGEFDNGKKLDSWITSADISDDGKKVVLLSQKNILIFTDFKGDNFLSGNVKEIELTHKSQKEGITFKNNNTLLITDEKSGGEGGNLYKIKF; encoded by the coding sequence ATGAAAAAGCTTCTTATATCATTCTGTTTGTTATTATTTTTTAGTTGTCAAAATTTCGGACAATTAGAAATGATTGCTGATTTACCAAAGGTTTTAGAAGAGGTTTCTGGAACAGAAACCATAAAAGGTTCTGATTTAATTTGGATGTTGAATGATTCTGGAAATCAACCAAAATTATTTGCAGTTTCTGAAGAAGGTAAAATTCTAAAAGAGATTTATGTTAAAACTAAAAATCACGATTGGGAAGATTTAACTGCGGATAAAAATGGAAACTTATACATTGGTGATTTTGGGAATAATAACAGCAAAAGAAAGAATTTAAGAATTTTAAAGGTTGATAAAAAATACTTAAATAAAAAAAATGCTGAGGTAGAAAAGATTGAATTTGAGTATGAAGATCAGAATAAATTTCCACCAAAAAAGAAAAATTTATTTTTTGATTCAGAGTCTTTTTTTTATTACAATAATCACTTTTATATTTTTACAAAAAGTAGAACAAAGAAAAAATACGGAAAAACTTCTTTGTATAGAATTCCTGCTGAAAAAGGAAAACATAAAGCAAAATTAATTGGCGAATTTGATAATGGTAAAAAATTAGATTCTTGGATTACCTCTGCAGATATTTCTGATGATGGAAAAAAAGTAGTGCTTTTATCACAAAAAAATATTCTAATTTTCACAGATTTTAAAGGTGATAATTTTTTGTCTGGGAATGTAAAAGAAATCGAGTTAACTCATAAATCTCAAAAAGAAGGTATAACCTTTAAAAATAATAATACCTTACTTATTACTGATGAAAAATCGGGTGGTGAAGGTGGTAATTTGTATAAAATAAAGTTCTAA
- a CDS encoding aldo/keto reductase, whose translation MSLGLGTAALGRPQYINVRQKNVDNSDLESFKKQSFSVLENAYNLGIRYFDTAPGYGLAEELLLEWLQTKNDNSIQVATKWGYTYTANFNPNAKVHEVKEHSLAKLNEQWQFSKQLLPYLKVYQIHSATLETGVLENTSVLEQLSFLKKEYNLKIGLTTTGTNQTEVIQKALNVLVDGEQLFDVYQVTYNFLDQSLSEIIDELQLQNKSIVIKEALANGRIFRNKKYPHYNKMYTTLENLANKHNVGVDAIALKYCEQTISKSTVLSGASNLNQLKDNLKTNLFSLSNDDIDHLNSFKISPELYWQERKELQWN comes from the coding sequence ATGAGTCTAGGATTAGGAACAGCTGCTTTAGGAAGACCTCAATACATAAATGTTCGTCAGAAAAATGTAGACAATTCAGATTTAGAATCCTTTAAAAAACAAAGTTTTTCTGTTTTAGAAAACGCGTACAACTTAGGCATTCGATATTTTGATACAGCACCTGGTTATGGTTTAGCAGAAGAATTATTGTTAGAATGGTTGCAAACCAAAAACGACAATTCTATTCAAGTTGCTACAAAATGGGGTTATACTTATACCGCAAATTTTAATCCTAATGCAAAAGTACACGAAGTAAAAGAACACAGTTTAGCCAAGTTAAATGAGCAATGGCAGTTTTCTAAACAACTTCTGCCCTATTTAAAAGTGTATCAAATTCATTCTGCTACTTTAGAAACTGGAGTTTTAGAAAATACATCAGTTTTAGAACAATTGTCATTTTTAAAAAAGGAATACAATTTAAAAATTGGTTTAACTACAACAGGTACAAACCAAACAGAGGTGATACAAAAAGCCCTAAATGTTCTGGTTGATGGTGAACAATTATTTGATGTTTATCAAGTTACTTATAATTTTTTAGATCAAAGTTTATCAGAAATTATTGATGAATTACAACTTCAAAATAAATCGATTGTAATAAAAGAAGCTTTAGCTAATGGTAGAATTTTTAGAAATAAAAAATACCCACATTACAATAAAATGTACACAACTTTAGAAAATTTAGCGAATAAACACAATGTTGGTGTAGATGCAATTGCTCTAAAATATTGTGAGCAAACAATCAGTAAAAGCACTGTCTTAAGTGGTGCAAGTAATTTAAATCAGTTAAAAGATAATTTAAAAACGAACTTATTTTCACTTTCTAATGATGATATTGACCATCTAAATTCTTTTAAAATTTCGCCAGAATTATATTGGCAAGAAAGAAAAGAATTACAATGGAATTAA
- a CDS encoding DUF423 domain-containing protein: MSQLALIFGSIFGCLAIFFGAFGAHLLKKILSGDQLQSFETGVKYQMYHAIVLLVLGFNLDDTLTIDNYIVNAFIIGVILFSFSIYLLVISSAKNKKLKFLGPITPLGGLFLAAGWAMLLYKFTVFF; encoded by the coding sequence ATGAGTCAATTAGCATTAATTTTTGGTAGTATTTTTGGCTGTTTAGCTATATTTTTTGGTGCTTTTGGTGCGCACTTATTAAAGAAAATATTAAGTGGAGATCAATTACAAAGTTTTGAAACTGGCGTAAAATACCAAATGTATCACGCAATAGTTTTACTTGTGTTAGGCTTTAATTTAGATGATACTTTAACTATCGATAATTACATAGTAAATGCATTTATAATTGGTGTAATTCTGTTTTCTTTCTCTATTTACTTACTCGTTATTTCATCAGCAAAGAACAAGAAACTAAAGTTTTTAGGACCAATTACACCTTTAGGAGGCTTATTTTTAGCAGCTGGTTGGGCTATGCTTTTGTATAAGTTTACAGTATTCTTTTAG
- the msrA gene encoding peptide-methionine (S)-S-oxide reductase MsrA: MNKNLQIATVGGGCFWCTEAVFQEVKGVEKVVSGYSGGNAPGKPTYREICSGLTGYAEVIQITFNTDVISYEDILVIFMTTHDPTTLNQQGADRGTQYRSVIYYHNDYQQKIAEEVLEQIQPYYNDKIVTEISALNIFYDAEKEHQNYYRDHKRQGYCTFVIEPKLSKLRKLHADKLKLQGA; encoded by the coding sequence ATGAATAAAAATTTACAAATTGCCACAGTAGGTGGTGGATGTTTTTGGTGTACAGAAGCTGTCTTTCAAGAAGTAAAAGGGGTAGAAAAAGTAGTCTCTGGTTATTCTGGTGGTAATGCGCCTGGCAAGCCTACATATAGAGAAATTTGCTCTGGACTAACAGGTTATGCAGAAGTTATTCAAATAACTTTTAATACTGATGTAATTTCTTACGAAGACATTTTGGTTATTTTTATGACCACTCATGATCCTACAACATTAAACCAACAAGGTGCAGATAGAGGTACACAATACAGATCTGTAATTTACTATCATAATGATTATCAACAAAAAATTGCAGAAGAGGTTTTAGAACAAATTCAGCCTTATTATAATGATAAAATTGTTACAGAAATTAGCGCTTTAAATATTTTTTACGATGCAGAAAAAGAGCATCAAAATTATTATAGAGATCATAAAAGACAAGGGTATTGTACTTTTGTAATTGAACCAAAGTTATCTAAATTAAGAAAATTACACGCAGATAAATTAAAATTACAAGGAGCTTAA
- a CDS encoding protein adenylyltransferase SelO: MKLNLKNTFTSELPSDKILENSRRQVSEAVFSYVNPKKTKAPKVIHVSQEMASELGITQEETKTEFFKEIVTGNRVYPNTKPFAMCYGGHQFGNWAGQLGDGRAINLFEVEHQNKNWKIQLKGAGETPYSRTADGLAVLRSSIREYLCSEAMFYLGIPTTRALSLSLSGDQVLRDVLYNGNPAYEKGAIVSRISPSFLRFGNFEIFTARKDVKNLKVLTDYTIKHHFSHLGNPSKETYINFFAAVSERTLKMIIHWQRVGFVHGVMNTDNMSILGLTIDYGPYGWLEGFDFGWTPNTTDRQNKRYRYGNQPNIGLWNLYQLANALYPIIEEVEPLEAILNQYKIDFEKQSLQMMKSKLGLFVTDEDDLKLIQDLEDNLQLVETDMTIFFRNLSNFSDDKTGLKLIENAFYDLESIAMDVKNRWNSWFKNYANRLAIERVSSEERKEKMNAVNPKYVLRNYMAQLAIDTADKGDYTLIDELFQLLKKPYTEQPKNEKWFAKRPEWARNKVGCSMLSCSS, encoded by the coding sequence ATGAAACTGAATCTAAAAAATACATTTACATCAGAATTACCTTCAGATAAAATTCTTGAAAACTCAAGAAGACAAGTTTCTGAAGCTGTTTTTTCTTATGTAAATCCTAAAAAAACGAAAGCGCCAAAAGTAATTCACGTTTCGCAAGAAATGGCATCAGAATTAGGAATAACTCAAGAAGAAACTAAAACCGAATTCTTTAAAGAAATTGTTACTGGCAATAGAGTTTACCCAAATACAAAACCTTTTGCAATGTGTTATGGAGGGCATCAATTTGGTAATTGGGCAGGACAATTAGGAGATGGTAGAGCTATAAATTTATTCGAAGTTGAACATCAAAATAAAAACTGGAAAATACAATTAAAAGGAGCAGGCGAAACTCCTTATTCTAGAACTGCAGATGGTTTGGCTGTTTTACGTTCATCAATTAGAGAATATTTATGTAGTGAAGCAATGTTTTATTTAGGCATACCAACAACACGTGCTTTATCTTTAAGTTTGTCTGGAGATCAAGTTTTGCGCGATGTTTTATACAATGGAAATCCCGCTTATGAAAAAGGCGCAATTGTTTCTCGTATTTCTCCATCGTTTTTAAGGTTTGGGAATTTTGAAATTTTTACTGCTAGAAAAGATGTAAAAAACTTAAAAGTTTTAACAGATTATACGATCAAACATCATTTTTCGCATTTAGGAAATCCGTCAAAAGAAACCTATATCAACTTTTTTGCAGCAGTTTCAGAACGTACTTTAAAGATGATTATTCATTGGCAAAGAGTGGGTTTTGTGCATGGAGTTATGAATACTGATAACATGTCTATCTTAGGTTTAACCATAGATTATGGACCTTATGGTTGGTTAGAAGGTTTTGATTTTGGTTGGACACCAAATACCACAGACAGGCAAAATAAACGTTACAGATATGGAAATCAACCTAATATTGGCTTATGGAATTTGTATCAACTCGCAAATGCTTTGTACCCAATAATTGAAGAAGTAGAGCCTTTAGAAGCTATTTTAAATCAGTATAAAATTGATTTTGAAAAACAATCTTTACAAATGATGAAAAGTAAATTAGGCTTATTTGTAACTGATGAAGATGATTTAAAATTGATTCAAGATTTAGAAGATAATCTACAATTAGTAGAAACTGATATGACTATTTTCTTTAGAAATTTAAGTAATTTTTCTGATGATAAAACTGGATTAAAATTGATAGAAAATGCTTTTTATGATTTAGAAAGTATTGCTATGGATGTAAAAAACAGGTGGAATTCATGGTTTAAAAACTATGCAAATAGATTGGCTATAGAACGAGTTTCATCCGAAGAAAGAAAGGAAAAAATGAATGCTGTAAATCCTAAATATGTGTTGCGTAATTATATGGCACAATTAGCGATTGACACAGCAGATAAAGGTGATTATACTTTAATTGATGAATTATTTCAGCTCTTAAAAAAACCTTATACAGAACAACCAAAAAACGAAAAATGGTTTGCAAAAAGACCTGAATGGGCTAGAAATAAAGTGGGTTGTTCTATGTTGTCTTGTAGTTCGTAA
- a CDS encoding nucleotidyltransferase family protein: MNNIAVLVLAAGKSSRMKSIKQLEKIGNKTLLELTLEKAKQLPIKNIFCVLGANASLIKSKIKTENIEFIINHNFNEGLSSSIISGIHHFKKNHFKFDGFLVLLADQPAIEISYLNTLISLFNNDSSKIIASNYGDFFGVPALFSSKYYDELLLIKGDKGAKNFINQNTKDTLSPKIKANLVDIDTKQDLDSYNKSI; this comes from the coding sequence ATGAATAACATTGCTGTTTTAGTATTAGCTGCAGGTAAATCTTCGAGAATGAAAAGCATTAAACAGCTCGAAAAAATTGGCAATAAAACTCTTTTAGAACTCACTTTAGAAAAAGCAAAACAACTACCAATAAAAAATATTTTTTGTGTTTTAGGCGCAAATGCTAGTTTGATTAAATCGAAAATAAAAACAGAAAATATCGAATTTATTATCAATCATAATTTTAACGAAGGCTTAAGTTCTAGTATTATTTCTGGCATTCATCATTTTAAAAAAAATCATTTCAAGTTTGATGGTTTTTTGGTTTTATTAGCAGATCAACCAGCAATAGAAATTAGTTATCTAAATACACTTATCTCTTTGTTCAATAATGATAGTTCTAAGATTATTGCTTCTAATTATGGTGATTTTTTTGGAGTACCAGCACTTTTTTCATCAAAATATTATGATGAGCTTTTACTGATAAAAGGAGATAAAGGCGCAAAAAATTTCATCAATCAAAACACAAAAGACACACTTTCTCCTAAAATAAAAGCAAATCTAGTAGATATTGATACCAAACAAGATTTAGATTCGTACAACAAGTCAATTTAA
- a CDS encoding XdhC family protein: MIHELKEIIHQTVINQQKGLKNVLASVVHLEGSSYRKPGVRMLISEDLNSVGAVSGGCVEKEIIQRAKSVFLDNKAKVITYDGRYRLGCEGILYILIEPFFIDDAFLKAFATTIDKRESLKIDSFFLKKDESFGNFGSVVTFYNQEKFTFSELFTQQKESEIAVFLQILQPAFKLIIIGGEHDAVKLCKMAANLGWEIDVITSAKDSKRLSDFPGANSVVGNSPETIEFSDISENTAIVIMNHSYVQDLKYVVKLSKYNPKYIGILGAPKRRERLFNELFEFVPDITDQFLENIYTPAGLHIGAKTPEEIAVSIIAEILSVIRQKEPFSLRKINGKIHSS; the protein is encoded by the coding sequence ATGATTCACGAGCTCAAAGAGATTATACATCAAACTGTCATCAATCAACAAAAAGGATTGAAAAATGTGCTGGCTTCTGTAGTTCATTTAGAAGGTTCATCTTACAGAAAACCAGGTGTTAGAATGCTTATTTCTGAAGATTTAAATTCTGTTGGTGCAGTTTCTGGTGGTTGTGTAGAAAAAGAAATTATTCAAAGAGCAAAATCTGTTTTTTTAGATAATAAAGCCAAAGTAATTACTTACGATGGTAGATATAGATTAGGTTGCGAAGGTATTTTATATATTTTAATTGAACCTTTTTTTATTGATGATGCTTTTCTAAAAGCTTTTGCAACAACAATTGATAAACGTGAATCCCTAAAAATTGATAGCTTCTTTCTTAAAAAGGATGAATCTTTTGGCAATTTTGGTTCTGTAGTTACTTTTTATAATCAAGAAAAATTCACGTTTTCTGAATTGTTTACACAGCAAAAAGAAAGTGAAATTGCAGTTTTTTTGCAAATTCTGCAGCCTGCTTTTAAGTTGATAATAATTGGTGGTGAACACGATGCTGTAAAACTATGCAAAATGGCAGCAAATTTAGGTTGGGAAATTGATGTAATAACTTCTGCTAAAGACAGCAAACGGTTATCAGATTTTCCGGGTGCAAATTCTGTTGTTGGGAACTCACCAGAGACCATAGAATTTTCTGACATTTCAGAAAATACAGCCATTGTAATTATGAATCATAGTTATGTACAAGATTTAAAATATGTGGTAAAATTATCTAAATACAATCCAAAATATATTGGCATTTTAGGTGCGCCTAAAAGAAGAGAACGTTTATTTAACGAACTTTTTGAGTTTGTACCAGATATTACTGATCAGTTTTTAGAGAACATTTACACACCTGCAGGTTTGCACATTGGTGCTAAAACTCCAGAAGAAATTGCAGTTTCTATTATTGCTGAAATTTTATCTGTTATTAGACAAAAAGAACCTTTTTCTTTGAGAAAGATCAATGGAAAAATTCACAGTTCTTAG
- the msrB gene encoding peptide-methionine (R)-S-oxide reductase MsrB: protein MLTWKNIISYTLNGNPTPDKRVEKTEKEWKQQLTAEQFRITRKKGTERPHSGDLCSIYEEGKYNCVCCNTPLFDSTIKYESRSGWPSFTQPIKENAIKYHKDTTMGMVRVEVMCNTCDAHLGHIFPDGPEPSGLRYCINSESMILDKK from the coding sequence ATGCTTACTTGGAAAAATATAATTAGTTATACTTTAAACGGAAATCCGACTCCGGATAAAAGAGTTGAAAAAACCGAAAAAGAATGGAAACAACAATTAACAGCAGAGCAATTTAGAATAACGCGTAAAAAAGGTACAGAAAGACCACATTCTGGAGATTTATGTAGCATTTACGAAGAAGGCAAATACAACTGTGTTTGTTGCAATACGCCTTTATTCGATTCTACAATCAAATACGAATCTCGTTCTGGCTGGCCTAGCTTTACACAACCTATAAAAGAAAATGCAATAAAATACCATAAAGACACAACTATGGGTATGGTTAGAGTTGAAGTTATGTGTAACACTTGCGATGCACATTTGGGGCATATTTTTCCTGATGGTCCAGAACCAAGTGGATTGCGTTATTGCATAAACTCTGAATCTATGATTTTAGACAAAAAATAA
- a CDS encoding metallophosphoesterase has translation MKILKICIALLLISFIHSCATVKMQVTEGQKFNLKKKDAKLLHSFYLVGDAGNSEFNKRDSALSYLNQVIEEANKNSTLIFLGDNVYPKGIPSKGKKLHELSKYRLKVQTDIGKKFPGKTLFIPGNHDWYSGLKGLKRQEKLVEDALGKNTFLPENGCPLEKIEVNDDINIIVIDSHWYVTNWDNHPGINDECQIKTREKFFEELEGMIKKSQGKTTLLAIHHPVFTNGPHGGYYSFKSHMKPLPIFGSALNILRKTSGVTNTDQQNDKYNQLRKRIISLAQQNEKIILVSGHEHNLQYIVQDNIPQIVSGSGSKVTATKNVNGGLFSYGTQGFARLDVYTDGSSTVHYYTAKDRKIVYEANVFEADSIIKFNAFPNAKLSEKEASIYTDKETTKSGVYNLLWGKRYRKYFGQKINAPTVSLDTLYGGLKPVRRGGGHQSKSLRLEDKEGKEYVMRALRKNAVQYLQAVAFKDQYVEGQFKKTYTESLLLDVFTGSHPYAPFTIAQLADAINIYHTNPILFYVPKQKSLGEFNTDYGDELYMIEARTADGHGDKENFGYSDEIISTDDLRKNLKKDEKYSLDEESYIRARLFDMLIGDWDRHQDQWRWAEFKENGKVIYRPVPRDRDQAFSVFADGILLNVFTKLIPTLRGMRSYEEDIKSTKWFNLSGHPLDMTLISASDKKVWDKQVSIIQNQITDEIIERAFSNFPSEVRGETINDIKRKLKGRRKNLQKISDNYFYYLNKFQVITGTNKDDRFEIKRFVNGDTQITAYRIKDGEKGTIIHNRRYKYDITKEIWIYGLDDDDEFLLTGANGKKSIKIKIIGGLNNDVYDIKNEHDVKVYDYKTKKNTFITKNIHKKITDDYKTNTYDYKKLKHKQSKISPAIGYNPDDGVKVGLKYLFLVNSFERNPFTRQHVISANYYFATKGFELGYSSEIANIFDRWNLGFEAKFNSPNYSSNFFGYGNNSLNPEADKDDEDRDYNRVKIGQIKLGSFIKIRGDLGAALKIGLNYQSFDIERTEGRFLEDNYTADNRIFKQQHFLNTEASYNYKHSDNPAFTTLGMEFDTKFGYTRNLDEKRNFAYNNTSLSITHKLIPNGQLVLASKVKGQFTFGNNFEFYQAATIGGNEGLRAYRNERFTGKNAFYHTTDIRLNLRSVKTSFLPMNIGIFGGFDYGKVWNTPNNLTIPITENGTPNTSYGGGIFFNAANIFVGNLGAFNGDDGLRIAFKVGFDI, from the coding sequence ATGAAAATATTGAAAATTTGTATTGCTCTTTTACTAATCTCATTTATACATTCTTGTGCTACTGTAAAAATGCAAGTTACAGAAGGTCAAAAATTTAACCTAAAGAAAAAAGATGCAAAATTACTTCATTCATTTTATCTTGTTGGTGATGCTGGTAATTCTGAATTCAACAAAAGAGATTCTGCTTTATCTTATTTAAATCAGGTAATAGAAGAAGCGAATAAAAATTCTACTTTAATTTTTCTGGGAGATAATGTTTATCCTAAAGGAATTCCATCCAAAGGAAAAAAACTACATGAACTTTCTAAATACAGATTAAAAGTACAAACTGATATTGGTAAAAAATTCCCAGGAAAAACATTATTTATTCCTGGAAATCACGATTGGTATAGTGGTTTAAAAGGATTAAAAAGACAAGAAAAATTAGTTGAAGATGCTTTGGGTAAAAATACTTTCTTACCAGAAAACGGATGTCCGTTAGAAAAAATAGAGGTTAATGACGATATCAATATTATTGTTATAGACTCTCATTGGTATGTTACAAACTGGGACAATCATCCAGGAATTAACGATGAATGCCAAATAAAAACTCGAGAAAAGTTTTTTGAGGAGCTAGAAGGAATGATTAAAAAATCGCAAGGAAAAACAACGCTTTTAGCCATACATCATCCTGTATTTACAAACGGTCCTCATGGAGGTTATTACTCTTTTAAAAGTCATATGAAACCTCTACCTATTTTTGGTAGCGCCTTAAATATTTTAAGAAAAACATCTGGAGTAACAAATACAGATCAGCAAAATGATAAATACAATCAACTTAGAAAACGTATTATTAGCTTAGCACAACAAAACGAAAAAATAATTCTTGTTTCTGGTCATGAGCATAATTTACAATACATTGTACAAGACAACATACCACAAATAGTTAGTGGATCTGGCTCTAAAGTTACAGCTACAAAAAATGTAAACGGAGGTTTATTTTCTTACGGTACACAAGGTTTTGCAAGGTTAGATGTGTACACAGATGGTTCTTCTACTGTGCATTATTATACTGCAAAAGATCGTAAAATTGTGTACGAAGCAAATGTATTCGAAGCAGATAGTATTATTAAGTTTAATGCTTTCCCAAATGCAAAATTATCAGAAAAGGAAGCATCAATTTATACGGATAAAGAAACTACTAAAAGTGGTGTTTATAATTTACTTTGGGGTAAGAGATATAGAAAATATTTTGGTCAAAAAATAAACGCGCCAACAGTAAGTTTAGATACTTTATATGGAGGCTTAAAACCTGTTAGAAGAGGTGGAGGACATCAATCTAAATCTTTACGATTAGAAGATAAAGAGGGTAAAGAGTATGTAATGCGTGCATTAAGAAAAAATGCTGTTCAGTATTTGCAAGCTGTTGCTTTTAAAGATCAATATGTAGAGGGGCAATTTAAAAAAACCTATACAGAAAGCTTGTTGTTAGACGTTTTTACAGGCTCGCATCCTTATGCGCCATTTACCATTGCTCAATTGGCAGATGCTATTAATATTTATCATACAAATCCTATTTTATTTTACGTGCCAAAACAAAAAAGTTTGGGCGAATTCAACACAGATTATGGTGATGAATTGTATATGATTGAAGCCAGAACCGCTGATGGCCATGGAGATAAAGAAAATTTTGGTTATTCTGATGAAATTATAAGCACAGACGATTTAAGAAAAAATCTTAAAAAGGATGAAAAGTATTCTTTAGATGAAGAATCTTACATAAGAGCTCGTTTATTTGATATGTTAATTGGAGATTGGGACAGACACCAAGACCAATGGAGATGGGCTGAATTTAAAGAAAATGGTAAGGTTATTTATAGACCTGTACCAAGAGATAGAGATCAGGCTTTTTCTGTTTTTGCAGACGGAATTCTGTTAAACGTATTCACCAAATTAATACCTACTTTAAGAGGTATGCGTTCTTACGAAGAGGATATAAAAAGTACAAAATGGTTTAATTTATCTGGTCATCCTTTAGATATGACTTTAATTTCTGCTTCAGATAAAAAGGTTTGGGATAAACAAGTTAGCATTATTCAAAATCAAATAACAGACGAAATTATTGAGCGTGCTTTTTCTAATTTCCCTTCAGAAGTTAGAGGTGAAACTATAAATGATATTAAAAGAAAACTAAAAGGGAGAAGAAAAAATCTTCAAAAAATTTCTGATAACTACTTTTATTATTTGAATAAATTCCAAGTTATTACTGGTACCAATAAAGATGATAGATTCGAAATTAAACGCTTTGTTAATGGCGATACTCAAATTACAGCCTACAGAATAAAAGATGGTGAAAAAGGAACTATTATTCACAATAGACGCTATAAATATGATATTACCAAAGAAATTTGGATTTATGGTTTAGATGATGATGATGAGTTTTTATTAACTGGTGCTAATGGTAAAAAAAGCATTAAAATAAAAATTATTGGTGGTTTAAATAATGATGTTTACGACATTAAAAATGAACATGATGTTAAGGTTTATGATTATAAAACCAAGAAAAATACTTTTATCACTAAAAACATACATAAAAAAATCACAGACGATTATAAAACTAATACATACGATTATAAAAAACTGAAACATAAGCAGAGTAAAATTTCTCCTGCAATTGGTTACAACCCAGATGATGGAGTTAAAGTAGGTTTAAAATATTTATTTTTAGTAAATTCTTTCGAGAGAAATCCTTTTACGAGGCAACACGTTATTTCTGCAAACTATTACTTTGCAACTAAAGGTTTTGAATTAGGTTACTCATCAGAAATTGCCAATATTTTTGATCGTTGGAATTTAGGATTTGAAGCAAAGTTTAATAGCCCTAATTATTCATCTAACTTTTTTGGTTATGGAAACAATTCTTTAAATCCTGAAGCAGATAAAGATGATGAAGACAGAGATTATAACAGAGTTAAAATTGGTCAAATAAAACTAGGTTCATTCATAAAAATAAGAGGAGATTTAGGTGCAGCTTTAAAAATAGGATTAAACTACCAAAGTTTTGATATTGAAAGGACAGAAGGCAGATTTTTAGAAGATAATTACACTGCAGATAACAGAATTTTTAAACAACAACACTTTTTAAATACAGAAGCAAGTTACAATTACAAACACTCAGATAACCCTGCTTTTACAACATTAGGTATGGAGTTCGATACCAAGTTTGGATATACCAGAAATTTAGATGAAAAAAGAAATTTTGCTTACAATAATACTTCTTTGTCAATTACACACAAATTGATACCTAATGGTCAATTAGTTTTAGCATCTAAAGTAAAAGGACAATTTACTTTTGGTAATAACTTCGAGTTTTATCAAGCTGCAACAATTGGTGGTAACGAAGGTTTGCGTGCATATAGAAACGAACGCTTTACAGGTAAAAACGCATTTTATCATACTACTGATATTCGCTTAAATTTAAGAAGTGTAAAAACCAGTTTCTTACCAATGAATATTGGAATTTTCGGCGGATTTGATTACGGTAAAGTTTGGAATACACCAAACAACTTAACGATACCTATAACTGAAAACGGAACCCCAAATACTTCTTATGGAGGTGGAATATTTTTTAACGCAGCTAATATATTTGTAGGTAATCTTGGTGCATTTAATGGTGATGATGGGTTGCGAATTGCTTTTAAAGTAGGTTTTGATATTTAA